The segment ttaGTTAATAAGAAACTTATGCTTACCTTCCCAGGTCTCGGGTTACACTTCAGAATTTGTTTGTCAACATTCTGCAAGAGTAAATGTGGAAGAAGTAAGCCTTAAGAAGCATCAACAGAAAGATCTATAACTCACTTTCTTAGCAGTCACAAATccaattcatatttatttaggGACCATTATATGCAAAGTGCACCTCTAGGTACTACAAGAGCTACAAGGGCAAATATAAGGGTAAGTAATGTGTTGTTtgtgccctcaaggagcttatacCTGGAAGGAAGGAGCAGATGATCACACTGATGTGACTGTTCTGTGAAGGACTAGGTTAAACTCATgggtaaaatacaaagaaaacgcCAACTTATGGGCATCAAGGGGAATGACACCAGCATAGAGATGAGGTGATGGCACGGGGAGGCCCCCAAAAGGCTTGTTGGAGGAAGTGATATGGAGAAGACCTTGAAAACACAGGATTTTAATAAGGGAAAAAATGTGGCAGGTTGGGGCCAGGGAGTTGAGAAAAGAATTCCACGGAGAACATACTTTCCGAGGCAAGGTGGTAGGAAACACTGGGTGTATAACCAGAGCACGTGGAGACAAGGTTGGACAAACAGGACTTGGGTGTGCTGTAATATAGTGAAGATGTTTCACTTGACTTGGTAGGTGATGGGGAatcattaaagaaacatttcttcaaatcttatcctttcttttaaaaagactttgCCTTGCAAGCTACTGGTTGGTATCCTAGTATAACGATTTGCTACTGTGGCTATTCACGGTGAAGACATGGGTCTTGGGAATCGTAGAGAAAGTTCCATGATCTTGGGAATGCCAGAAAGGAAGTCCCATGTTAAGTGAATATTCtacattaaatgtttaaatatttctaaggcaaaaaaacccataaaactgaATTTCAAGACCATTGCCAGCTATaatgttttcagctttttttctttcaattaggCCGTTCGTGGCCCTGCTTTGTATGAACAATATGAGCAACTACTGACAGGATACTGCCAagtgattacttaaaatattttagaatattatgaaatattttatggagACACATAAGCTCAATGGAATGTAACAAGTTCCCCATATATAGTACCTTGAGAAATTCAGAATGCTGTCACTTAATTTCACTTGAAAACTAAATATTAGCAAAGAAGGGGAAATAACTTGCTTCTCTTATGCCTTTTAAATTCTGCCTAAgcaattttgttttctcaatttaACAGTCTGGCTAAAATACAGGGATTATGATACACTTCAAATGAAGAATAAAGTAActtctgatatatttttaaaaccatctttACACAACCTCAAATCACTGATTTTCTTCATAAGTTTTTAGGTCATTTCATGACCCAAAGCACTATTTCATTTGTTAATAATCAAAATAACTTACCTCTGTGAATGGGCTTAATCTGCCTGAGATGTCCTGAGCACGGAAATATTTTGACACTGGTTCCTGAAAAAGTCCACCAAATCTGGCTCCTTTGTCTGAGGAGTGGGTTTTGGAAGTATGCAAATACTGATGATAAGCACTCTTTAAAGAAGAATGTAGTTTAGAAGTAAGGTCAGATTTTTGTAGAAATGAAGCCTTTTCTGGCCACAGACCAACTTGTGGATTAGAGGTAGTAGGTTCATTTGACATTACGTATGAATTCTTAGAGATTCCAGTCCGTTCCTGGTCATCATCAGGATAAAACGTGATGGAAGGGTCTGGCAGCTTCAAAGTAATGGTTTCCTTCCTCCTAGGTCTCAGGCTTCCTTTATGTAATggttcctccccctccttctcctcctcctcctcctcctcctctgcctctatCCCCTGTCTGTCTTCATCAAAATTCATCTTTAAACGCTCTGATACTGACTGGAGaagggataaaacagaagaggGCTGGTTTGCATTCTCTCTTGATTTTGTGGAGCCATGGTGACCAGGTGAGACCTCGCTGGACAGAATGTCCTCCTGAGAGCTGTCATCCTCATAAATGGGAGACAAAGCTAAGGGATAaattttgtaccttttggccTCCACTGATAAGAATGATTCTGAACTATCACTATCAAATGTCTCCCCTAATTTAGTGTCCTTTTCAAAATGATGGACGAGGTCAGTTCTGCTCTCAGACCTCTCGCATGTGACTACAGGCATGCTGTCAGTAGATGTATCAGGAAACAGCAGAGTGTGTGTTCTTACTTCTGGGGTAGCACACCTGTCCTCATCTTGAAGGGGTTCGTCATATAATATAGTAAAGGAAGAATTTTCTTGTTCATCCTGAGAAATGAAGGCTAAATTAGATTCTTCTTTTTCATCACTATAATTATCATCTCTTATTTGGTTATCTACTGCAGTAACAGATGTTCTTTTGTCTAGCTTTCCCATGGTATCCTTGGGTCGAAAATCTGGCACTGCTAAAGCTGGGTAGCCTTCATAATCCTTGCTTAATGTAGGTGATTCATATCCCCTGAAATATGAGGCAAGTCTGTTGTCACACGCTATCAAGCCTTCCTTTCTCTCAGGGGgtcctttctctatttctccaaCACTCTCTGCACCAGGCTTTTGGGATGTTTTTTTGGCTTCAAATATGGGAGGCACAGCCTCTGCTTGTGTAATAGGCAATTCCAGACCTGTTCCATAGGTTTTCTTAACATTTACCACTGTAGATAATACTTTGTGTTTCCTGATAGCCTCATCAGAATCTTCTGGAGAcagtctttccatttctcttggagaGGGCATAGACACACTCATTCCAACTGCCTCTTTATCCTCTGTCTTACATGCCCTTTCCACTTCTAAGAAGGCAGGGACTGCCTTCTCGTGTGCTTCTTTCACTTCTAACACTAAAGGTACCATTTCAGTTTTCCTAATACCCTCTCCAGCATCCTTCTGGTAAGATATTTCCAACAAAGGTCTTCCAGTCTTTTCAGTGATGCCCTCAGCATCTTTTTCGTAGACATTTACCACTTCTAACGTAATGGGCATAACCTCAGTTTTGTCCAGATCAGCATCACTTAggtaaatattttccatttctaatgtAACAGGTATTACCTCAGTCTCTGTGATATCCTCTTCACCATCCTCTGGGTAAATATCTTCCATTTCTAACGTGGCAGGGATCACTTCAGCCTTTTCGGTAACCCCCTCAAAGTCTTTTTGGTAGACATTTTCCATTTCTGACATAACTGAGGTCATCCCGGTCTTGCCAACATCACCTTCAGCAtgcttttggtaaatattttgtaattctaaTGCAACAGGTATCACCTCGGTCTTTGCAATATCCCCTTCAGCatccttttggtaaatattttccatttctaatgtGGCAGGCATCACTTCAGTCTTTCCAGTAATTACCTCAGCATCTTTTTGGTAGGTATTTTTCACTTCTGAAATAATAGGCATCATGTCAGTTTTGCCAAGATTTCCTTCGATATCCCTCATTTTATAAGCTTTTTTCATTCCTAAAATGGCAGGTAATCCCTCAGTTTTTTCAATATACCTCTCAGCATCCACTTGGTGTATTTCTCCCACTTTAAAAATGTCAGCTGTTGGCTCAGTTTTTATCACATTTAATTTGGCATCCTTTTTATGTGCTCTTCCCATTTCTAACATAGGAGGGGCTGCCTCATATTTCATAATATTCAATTCAgcatcctttttgtttgttttttccaattCTAACATGGGAGATCTAAGCtccatttttcttatatttacttcCATATCTTTCTTGTGTACTTTCCCTACTTCTGACATTGTAAAGAGTGTGTTTTTATTACTCTGTCCTGGCAAGCCTTTTTCAGATATACACACAAGACTATCAGAAAAACTGTTCTTGGATGTCCCGGGTACATGGATGTCATCATTTGCAAATGGAGGCCATTTGAAATTTAATACAAGAGTTCTTGTATCCTCTGTCCCTGTTTTGTGATTATCCATACACGCTATTTCCACTTTATCTTTAGAgtcctctttgaaaaataaatgtgtttttaccTTATCATCTAACCCTTTATGGGGTGTATCTTCAGCTAGTAAAACAGCATCTGATTCCCACAAATTTATCCTATCAGCCTGTCCAGCTCTATTTCCAGAAAGTGGGGATTCTTGGTAGAGAacaatttctcttcctttaattGACTCTGCGTCCTTAACTAAGTTACTTACAGAGAAGAACctatctaatattttattttcattaatttcacaTGTGCTTTGATTTACTGCCTGTTCAGACACCAAGAAATCCCTTAATGTATCATGCGGCTTAACACTACCACTGTTCAGAATTTGTGAAGTATTAGCCTGAAGTTCAGAATCCCAGGTATCCTCAGTATCTTCAAAAGCATCATTTGCCAAATTTTCTTGGGCTGAATAAATAATCTCATTGACTAATTCCCTAGCTTGATCTTCTAACAAACAAGATAAATTCATTCTATCAGAATCAAAAAGGAGACTCTTCTCACCAGCTGTAAGTGAAACACAGACCTTTTCTTCCCCTGGGACATCTGACCTGTTTTCCATGCCCTGCTCTTCCAAATGCTCTGTTAGCTGGATCCCTGCCAGTGTCACTTCTGAGGAGTTTTTCTCAGGAACATCTTCTTTCAGAGTACCTGAATTCATTATGCCATCTATGGCTATATGCTCTTGGCAGGTATCAACTATGTGTGTGGATTTTAATTCTTCCCtgacagaaacaaaaatttcacCAATCAATGTATCAGCCTTTTTAACTAAACCACTTTTGAGGTCCAAAAGTTGGTCATGGACTCTTCTCCTTGCTTCTGTGTGCTCAGCAGAGGCTTCAGAACACTGCTGGCTTGAGCTGTTAACTGACGTCGGAGCCCCAGCAACTgctccagtctctgcttccatGGGATTGTCAAATTGGGCAGCAGTTGGGAAATCGAGAGACACCTTCCCAGTAGGAGTCCCAAAATGTTCTTGAAAAGGGGTCACTTCCGCCCCTGTTGGGACAGATGTTTCAAATTCCAAATAAGGGCTATTAGGGCGCAGCAGGTTAGTTAAAGAGGCACCTTCATGTGTGGCATCTATGGTAACTTTTACAGAACTGGAATTATTTTGGTGACTATGTGAACTTAAAACCATGCTAACTTCTTCAGAGCTACCAGAGGAAGACAGACTATCAATACTGCCACTTAGGGAAtgagtattctctttttttctgtgagataaggctttcttttctgatttcagCACAGGAACATTGTGAAAGTGTGAATTCTCAGATACAAAAGCATTTTTCCCCAAACTTTTATCAGATTCCAGAAAAGGTGAATTTACTTGTGTGCTGTTAGCTTCTTGGAATTGTGGGGAAGCACTAGTTGAGTTGAATTTTGCCATTTCTGAGAAACCAGAAATCTTTCTAGTCCCAAAAATATGTGAAGGTTGATGAATCACATAGGTATTGGCCTCATAATTCTGTGTCATTTGCCTAGTAGCTTTTTCGTCATGAACAGGAGGTAAAATCTCAGATATATTACCTTTGGGAAAAGCAGGAGGATAAACTAAGGCTTTTGCCTCTGTTTCCAGAAAACCTTGATATTTGGAGGCAGGAAGAGATACCTCAGTCTGACAATTCTCTTTAATCTCCTCACGATCCATTGATTGAAAACTTTTGTCCTGTTCAGACTCTAGGGAAGTTAATTCTGATAAAATAAGCTTTCCTGGCACATCTGTAACTTCAAATGGAGAAGAAATCTTATCCTGAGAAATATCTCTAGGCTCTGTTTGGGAAACAGTGATCTTGGAGATGGCTACAGTTTCTTCTCTTACAGAATGCAACTCAACAGGAACAACGTTCTGACCATCAACTTCCACCTTTGATAAAATTTTCGCAATGTCAGGTTTGGTTTTCAAGGAAAGAGAACCAGACTTCTCTGTAGTGCTCTTACTTGCTCTAGCGTTTGAACACATCAATTCTGCTTTAGCAGGGCCTTGAGGTGAAATGGAACTGTTGTCCTCAGAGAGGCTTTCACACTCCAATCTCGAGTCAACTCCAACCTGGCATTTTTCACCTTTCGGAAGAACTTCCTTGGATTCAAGAGTTGCAGATCCATGCTCCAGATGAAGACAAGCAGGAGTACCCTTCCCGTTTACTGCCTCAACACGATTTGCCACATTTTCTTCTTGACATTTACCAGGCGGACTGGAAATACCAACAATGCTGACATCCCCAGTTTCAGTGAGCACAGAACACTCATCCTTTGTAACAGGAGTATCTAACTTGCTCAGCATACCAACCCTGGAAACAAATGTAGGAGATGAAATACTGAAATCTGACTTTGTACTGTCAAGGATAAGAGATGTTCTGACATCAGGTGATACTTTGGTTTGTTGAAGACTCTCAGAGTCAAGATGAGATTCTGAAATGTGATTTCTGTTAGGTTCAAAATTCAGCTTAGGGGATATTCTGTTTTCTAAGCATGCTACAACTGCTGATTGGCTGATGTGTTCCCCGGAGGCAGGGTTGTTTTGATTTATTCTAACCACATGAGGCATTTTGCCATGTGGCCTAAAACTGGACCTTTTGTGTTCCGTTACAAACAACTGGTCAATATCTTTGGGTAGTGGCTCAATTCTACCTTCTGGAGCTTTTACGTGACTTGAAGTTGTGGGTTCACTAACCAAGGTGCTTTCTGTTTCTTGTCTGATTTTTGTAGCAGCCAAATTTTTTTGTGAGTCTTGGGAAGACAGTCTATTTCCTTCATTTACAGGTTCTGTGTCTGTCACAGCATGTCTCTGAAGAGCCGTGGTGCTGATATGACTGGCAGCCTGCTTGGCTGAGTTATCAACAGCTTGCTTGTCAGAACACTTACTCTCTGGCAACTGCAGATCTTCATGCATAATTGACTTATTTGGACTCAGCAAATCTGCACTGCCCTGTTTGGTAGTGTCACTCCCATCAGGTTTACTAGAAGAGCAGTCAGAAACAGCAGGGCTCTCATGCTCAACACGTGCTTCTCTTTGCACCCATGTCCCATCATTCATCACTGAGCTGTCTTCCTTTATTGTAGTTTCCGCTGTAGTTATCCCCTGAAAATCTGCACTGCAAGGAACTCTGCTACTGTTACTTCCTGTAAACAATGCTGAGCATACCAAATTTCTGTCAGTCTGAGAAACTGGTGCACAACTTAAATGGTGTCGTGAGTCAGATTCACTGGCAGTGGAGCTGAAGTTAGTCACAGAAGAAGGGGATGACCTACTTCTCACAGGTCCCCCaggatcatttttatttaaaacattcgTAGAAGCAGCAGTATTGGGCAATTCTAAATGGTTTGTCAGATGGTTTTCtgtgttaacatttattttgctacAATCAGAGTCTTCTAACAGGCCTTCGAGCAAATGTCCTTTCACAGATATGTCTGTACTAGCTGATGACAACAATGACACCATCCTAGCCTCAATGTCACTTCCAGGGCCAATATGGATGCTTGTACTAGAGTCAgaactttcattttctctgtccaAGGGATTCACAGTTTCCAATGCATTCTGGTGCttcaaatatttcctaatttgtCTGGGGCCTCGATATGTTGCATATGTTATGGAAGGCCTCTCTGGTTTACTATCCAGTTGTCTGTAAAAAGAAAGAGCCCAATAGTATCATGAAATATAGTTAGTAACACTTAACAGTAATCCTAGAAGTTATGATAAAGTATTTCTTTCAAATACTCCTACTCCTAATAAGTATTCAACTGGAGAAGGAAATCCTAAAATGTTTTAGGTAAGCCTGTCTTtactaaaaataatgaagatttgACAAGGAACACATGAACATCAAGGCACATGAATGTTTGAGCTCCTTATAAccattcctttttaaagatttttttttcaacatttctgttcatttttggaagacagagacagagtgtgagctgtggaaaagcacagagagaaggagacacagaattggaagcgggctccaggctctgagctgtcagcacagagctcaaactcatgaaccgtgagatcatgacctgagctgaagtcagacacttaacggactgagaaacccaggtgctccaaaaccATTCCCTCTTACCTGATTACCTACATCTCTCTCACAGTAGTTACCAGACAGAAAGTGGGCTGACAAGTCCAAGGCTTGGGTTTTAGTTACAATCTCAAAGAGTGTTTGACTGGAAGGAACCACACTGCCTTATGTGCCTCATGCTGGCACAAGCTCATGGATACGTCACTGATTTGTCCACCATATTAGAGCACCACAGTAAGCTTCTCTTCCTTTACtcttggatgtaaatttgaaCGGCAACTTCAAGCACATAGGGGGagaacttttaaaggaaaacaactgGTAAGATGTCTAACTCACATCAAGCACTCAGCATGTGTTTGTTAACTCAATGACAGAATTGCCTTAAAAATGCTCTTGTGTTAAGTTCTTCAAATATTCAATTTCTGTAGCATAAAACTGCTTGGGTAAGTGTAGGAATCAAAAGAGACTTCTAGTAAAAGTTCTCTACTTCTCAGCCCCAGCATAAAGTTCCAGAGACTCTCAGCACCCAACTTCCTTTGAAGAATCTTTCGCTGGGAGTTCTCATGCTATCTGATACTGCTTAATAGCCCTGGACACATACCATTCTCTTCCCTTAAATCCCAGCCCCAGAGAGAAACTCCAATGTCTTCTGAGACTAAGTTCACAAGTCATCTCCAGAACAAACAGATCCTAGCACCCCTTTCCTGCTAACATGGGCAGTTAGCCTCTTATCTGTGGGTGCAAAGAACCTTGAGTGCAGCATTTGCCATATCAGATCATAAAGATCTAGGCACTTAATGCATTTTCCCCACTTGCCTTGTGGCTATTTGAAGGAAGGCACTgtgtcttaaccatttttacatttttaaatgccccCCACAAAATTTGGCAAATGGTACATATTTACAACTTTTGGGCatgaatgactaaaataaagCAATGATAGTAAGTGCTTAGTGTGTGATTTATTCCAGACTGCCTTCACTATTATCGATtatataaaagtgttttaaattctGAACTCTAGGCTCATTTTAGTATCCTAACACTAAAAATGTATGGCAGAAATATttgatgttctatttttttcagattaaacatataattaacaAAACATTGTAGAACCCACATGAATAAGAAATCCAGCCACCAGTATTCCAATATCTAAATAATGCTTTTTCTCCCCTGCTTTAAAGCAGTAACATTAAGAACACTAGACTCATTTACGCTATAA is part of the Prionailurus viverrinus isolate Anna chromosome C2, UM_Priviv_1.0, whole genome shotgun sequence genome and harbors:
- the CRYBG3 gene encoding very large A-kinase anchor protein isoform X2 gives rise to the protein MTCGQVRRLTNSATQTPQHSRISGVLKGRTRRLSVENEPMSTSQKKENALSSEAVKIPQSEHKRNHAEKLIALPMQEDSKKPNDLSRSTSDTKIGESDRQPKESFFQFLGNLFNISGKSSLGDAKQSSFKDDHDKTEKDLQNPSDRPEEGVKREREIFGGSLGTQALPAEEPESNSAEPSDSFSLDTTQDSEQETSDLLKQLDSKPERPSITYATYRGPRQIRKYLKHQNALETVNPLDRENESSDSSTSIHIGPGSDIEARMVSLLSSASTDISVKGHLLEGLLEDSDCSKINVNTENHLTNHLELPNTAASTNVLNKNDPGGPVRSRSSPSSVTNFSSTASESDSRHHLSCAPVSQTDRNLVCSALFTGSNSSRVPCSADFQGITTAETTIKEDSSVMNDGTWVQREARVEHESPAVSDCSSSKPDGSDTTKQGSADLLSPNKSIMHEDLQLPESKCSDKQAVDNSAKQAASHISTTALQRHAVTDTEPVNEGNRLSSQDSQKNLAATKIRQETESTLVSEPTTSSHVKAPEGRIEPLPKDIDQLFVTEHKRSSFRPHGKMPHVVRINQNNPASGEHISQSAVVACLENRISPKLNFEPNRNHISESHLDSESLQQTKVSPDVRTSLILDSTKSDFSISSPTFVSRVGMLSKLDTPVTKDECSVLTETGDVSIVGISSPPGKCQEENVANRVEAVNGKGTPACLHLEHGSATLESKEVLPKGEKCQVGVDSRLECESLSEDNSSISPQGPAKAELMCSNARASKSTTEKSGSLSLKTKPDIAKILSKVEVDGQNVVPVELHSVREETVAISKITVSQTEPRDISQDKISSPFEVTDVPGKLILSELTSLESEQDKSFQSMDREEIKENCQTEVSLPASKYQGFLETEAKALVYPPAFPKGNISEILPPVHDEKATRQMTQNYEANTYVIHQPSHIFGTRKISGFSEMAKFNSTSASPQFQEANSTQVNSPFLESDKSLGKNAFVSENSHFHNVPVLKSEKKALSHRKKENTHSLSGSIDSLSSSGSSEEVSMVLSSHSHQNNSSSVKVTIDATHEGASLTNLLRPNSPYLEFETSVPTGAEVTPFQEHFGTPTGKVSLDFPTAAQFDNPMEAETGAVAGAPTSVNSSSQQCSEASAEHTEARRRVHDQLLDLKSGLVKKADTLIGEIFVSVREELKSTHIVDTCQEHIAIDGIMNSGTLKEDVPEKNSSEVTLAGIQLTEHLEEQGMENRSDVPGEEKVCVSLTAGEKSLLFDSDRMNLSCLLEDQARELVNEIIYSAQENLANDAFEDTEDTWDSELQANTSQILNSGSVKPHDTLRDFLVSEQAVNQSTCEINENKILDRFFSVSNLVKDAESIKGREIVLYQESPLSGNRAGQADRINLWESDAVLLAEDTPHKGLDDKVKTHLFFKEDSKDKVEIACMDNHKTGTEDTRTLVLNFKWPPFANDDIHVPGTSKNSFSDSLVCISEKGLPGQSNKNTLFTMSEVGKVHKKDMEVNIRKMELRSPMLELEKTNKKDAELNIMKYEAAPPMLEMGRAHKKDAKLNVIKTEPTADIFKVGEIHQVDAERYIEKTEGLPAILGMKKAYKMRDIEGNLGKTDMMPIISEVKNTYQKDAEVITGKTEVMPATLEMENIYQKDAEGDIAKTEVIPVALELQNIYQKHAEGDVGKTGMTSVMSEMENVYQKDFEGVTEKAEVIPATLEMEDIYPEDGEEDITETEVIPVTLEMENIYLSDADLDKTEVMPITLEVVNVYEKDAEGITEKTGRPLLEISYQKDAGEGIRKTEMVPLVLEVKEAHEKAVPAFLEVERACKTEDKEAVGMSVSMPSPREMERLSPEDSDEAIRKHKVLSTVVNVKKTYGTGLELPITQAEAVPPIFEAKKTSQKPGAESVGEIEKGPPERKEGLIACDNRLASYFRGYESPTLSKDYEGYPALAVPDFRPKDTMGKLDKRTSVTAVDNQIRDDNYSDEKEESNLAFISQDEQENSSFTILYDEPLQDEDRCATPEVRTHTLLFPDTSTDSMPVVTCERSESRTDLVHHFEKDTKLGETFDSDSSESFLSVEAKRYKIYPLALSPIYEDDSSQEDILSSEVSPGHHGSTKSRENANQPSSVLSLLQSVSERLKMNFDEDRQGIEAEEEEEEEEKEGEEPLHKGSLRPRRKETITLKLPDPSITFYPDDDQERTGISKNSYVMSNEPTTSNPQVGLWPEKASFLQKSDLTSKLHSSLKSAYHQYLHTSKTHSSDKGARFGGLFQEPVSKYFRAQDISGRLSPFTENVDKQILKCNPRPGKMVIYDLHGSKYKQEIYCNIPDATSWSFPNGILIKVVRGCWILYEKPHFQGQKCVLEEGEKVLNRDWILQNRKHPPRDFVLGSIKRVLKDCSIPEIELCPQSDPEYCPIHIQRAIPNLEELNIPKSVSFTVKSGVWLAYPDINFKGQATVLEEDHGLFEISATEIKSLHPLQMGGLKVEMPMNLKVIIYEKPHFCGQAREFSEHIDSVPKFLKNNGDFHGIGSIRVIGGVWVAYEKEHFKGQQFLLEEGDFEDSNACGALSGPILSFRFLQANFIESSITLFESDLESGKFIDITNQEISDLEEIGFGSETRSIHVKSGVWVAYQQKFFCGEQYILEKGKYKCFFDWGGSNNIIMSIRPIQLEPLGINEPPHLLKAFSKPGFQGECVDFTEEISDLTSFRPCSFKVLRGCWLLYYQEDISNNQCVLEEGLYADLTSCGCPTSRVKSLKPIDYVFEEPSISLFALEHCEGRELHLEEAVNSVLNKDLHFYTQSVWVKSGLWIAYEGSNFLGRQILLEPNEIPNWTAFSGWKTIGSLRPMKQPAVYIRIRNRAQDEYLTVTGNVADTRATSVCVSPYSGKTTQVWHYCRGLFKSKASDTCLDVIGGRDTPGAKVALWTEHGQFRQKWRLNRNGTISSYLSDQLVLDVKGGNYYDKTHVIVNQPLEGEETQKWDIEIL